TTCTTTGACTTGatgaaattctagaaaacattttaaaaccgaCAATTTCTCTCCAAAACTCAAAGccaaattggtggccgagttttctcttcaACTAGGCCACGTAACAAAATCATCTAGTTTTCAGGTTAATGGCTGGATTCATGATTATCACCAGTTTTATGTGAGTTCCCATATAacagaaatcaaatttccaattcaaaatttccagctctCTCTGGATATCAGATACTGCTTGCTGTGCATTGATGGCTCCGATTGCCTATGCTCTTCTCGAGGAAATAATGATTCCGAAAATGAGAccagaagaaaaagaaaatgaaattgaagttatgaaaatatttgataaagAGGATCCGGAAGAAAAGGAGTAagacaatttaaatttcaaattggaaaaaataaagtgtTTTTCCAGAAAGAAGAAGTTGGACACATCGAGGTTATCAGTCAGAGATAGAGGTAAGCAAAAGGAAACTGAAAAGTTATTGAGTTCGAAATCTTAGGAATTTGCAAATGTATGATGCTTTTGGTGGCCCATGCTTCATTGATCGGAGGTACTGGAACCATCAATTCAACTGGACCTAATCTCATTTTCAGAGACAATATTGAAAAGTGAGCGTTTCAGAACAAATTATTGTATTATTATGACTAgttcaattttagaaatttcccaAATGAAGATCATGGAATTTCATATCTGTCTTGGATGGCATTTGCAATTCCTCCAATGATATTCTACATGTTCTCTTCTTGGTTTATAGTTCAACTTCAATTCTTGGGTCCTCGACATTTGATGGGAATGTTCAGAGAACCCACGGAAACTGAGAAACAAGAAGAGGAAGTTGCGAAGAGAGCCGTGTGGAAGAGTTATGATCAATTGGGTCCCATGACGTAAGTTGCTAAAACTCCCGGTATGCCGAGTACTTTGTCTAAAGTGGTTTTTCAAACAGAAAGCCTTAAAATCCACATAAAATTTCGTGTTTGCAAAATATAGTTTCTCGACTATTTTGTGGGAATACTAAAATTCCCCCAAAATTGGCTTTGAACCTTCAAACTCCAGTTTACAAAAAACATCAGTTTTTCATTGAGTTATTCTAGATGGGCCGAAAAAAGCACTCTGGTCATTTTCGTCCTTGCTGTTTTATCATGGGTTTCTTCTGATCCAAAAGTAATCCCTGGATGGTCGGATTTGTTCAGAAAAGGATACGTCACTGATTCATGCTCAGGCCTTGTCGCAGTGTTTTTACTCTTTATCTGGCCAAAGAAAAAACCggatttcagaatttttagaaaaggtAATAGTATAATCGTTGCAATATACATATGCTAGAATTGCAGACAAAAGCCGTCCATCAGTTAGACAAGAGCCACTAATTGATTGGGATTGTGTCAGAAGGAGGTTTCCATGGTCGATTATTCTTTTGTTAGGAGCTGGTTTTGCAATTTCAGATGCTGTCAGAGTAAGGAACAAAAACGGTTTCAAAGTTTCCCTATAAAATTTTACAGGTGAGTGGTCTCTCCAGTTTGATAGCCTGCAGTCTAAACAGTACAATATCTAAGATGCCATTTTTTGTAATGCAAATAATTCTCTCAATTGTTGTTGTAGTAATGACAGAATTCTCAACAAACTCAGCAACTGCTTCCATATTCATTCCAATATCATTCAAAATGGCTGAAGCCGTTGGAGCACATCCATTGTATTTCTCAATTCCAACTGCAATTGGACCATCATTCTCATTTATGCTTCCGATGGCAACTCCTGCAAATGCAATTGTTTATGAGACAAAAACTATTCGAATGATTGATATGGTAAGGGTAAAGTTGTAACGGCATTATAACCCCTGTATACAGTGGTGCCCAAAAATATTGGCGAATTGAAAATAGTGTTTTGTATAATTGATACATTTAAATTCCGAAATTCCCCTACCAATCTCTACCTTTTCTGCATCTAATATTCAAAAGTCAACTAACAGTCATACCCCCTATGCAACCCACTATCCAATAGCAACTATTCTCTTACGTAACCGCCTATTCTCCCATTGAATATCTTCTGAAATATCAGCTGTTAGTTGGCAATGAGCCAATATGCTACGGACCGTGGTCGGTGGAAGGCATCTGTTGTGACGTGGCTCAAAGAAAGGGGCACTTAAAGTTTTATGATACCTTGCACAGGAGCACCCTGCTGTGAGAATATAATAGTCTGACTAGCAGATTTGAGCCGAAAATGGATAAGGAATAGACTATTAAGGAATGTTCAAACAAATatagaataattttgaaagtttctggTTTTGGAgaataaaaatatacaaatttgaattcttgttttatttacaatgatgacaaaaattatattgcatttttcaagaattttgcAAGGCAAAAAAATAACATCAGCAGTTTACTGTTTACTagaacaattttcataaatttttctataCAATTACAAATTAGCACTAAAATCAAATAGAGATTAAAGCAGCCAAATTGAAGCAgacaaaaataatagttttcgTCTAAAACGAATCATTTCCAAATATTAAATAGTCCACTTGTAATTTCAGGTATCGTGTGGAGTCTTCCTGAATATCTTTTGCATTGCGATCACCGCTATTAATATGAATACATGGGCGTTTTGGTTGTTCAATATGGGTACCTACCCAGACTATGCACTTCGCCATGCCACTAATATGACGGGAAATTCTTCGcaatgtttttagaatttttcaaaaagaaatatttatattcttAACTATTTTTGATGTTCAGGTGAATGTTGTTTCAtgtaaataaacattttattttattgaattttttgagaagattttTGGCATTTGGCAAATCGCAAATGTTAAATAGTTTgtaaatcaaattatttttttactcgAAATGGAAACGTCGATCATCCATTGTGCGCATACTTTTAGAATGTTAATAATGGTGACTTAATTTGGTATgacttattaaaaattatttatagtttttgagattcGTTTTGGAAATGCCTAAAAGTATTGAAAGGTGTCAAAAATTTGGCcctaaaagtttaattttatagGCAGGTTTGTAGGCTGGCGTAGGTCGCCTTTAAAGCAAGCACCAGAACATTTCTGGCCCTACTTGGCTTGCTTTAAtctattgaaatttcccgaaatttcgtttttcggttttccaatttttggcgaCACCCCTGAGCCTGATCCTACCACTAACTTTCGTTTACCATATCCCAAAAGTCTTCAGCTCCTTGCCTATCATATTACACTCATATTGAGACATTACGTAATAGGAAAGTGTCCTTGCATCGACAGTATCAAATACTTGTGCTCCGCCTTTCTTCCCGCTCTCCTTCTCTCTCCCCCATCCCCTCCAGCTCGCCGCCTGTTGCTCCGGTGGTCCAAGAAGCCACGCCCATTTTCTCGGGGAGTCCTCTGTCATTCTTTGTTCCTCGGCTCTGCGATTTGAcctttttctacttttctattttattatACTTCCTATTCCTTACTTCCCATATGACTCCGCCGCCAGCTTCTCCTTCGAAAAAAGCTAAAAGCTCATGGCTTCTCATCGCCCTGATTGCTGTCATAATTGGAATTATCTTATGCGCTGGAGTCATCACATTCCTGAcgcttttcaataaaaatggagATGGACCTGATATGGATTGGCAGAATGCGACAGAAGTTCCATTGACAACCACATCAAAAGCTACAGTATCCACGACAACTACCCAATCGGCCACAACTCCTTCCACCACGACTACTCGGATAGAGGAAACAACTACAACTACTTCTGGGGCTTTTGATGAATCCGTAAAAAATTCGGAAGCTTCCACCTCAACCATCCCAACCACTGAAGCAGTCCCAACAACTACAGCTACAGATGCACCGGAAATTGTGATGCCAGTCGATGTCGCCTCGATTTTGAAGGACAAGACTAAGGACTTTGAGGTAAGGaagtgaaatattttattattttatcagGGTGCTGAAGTTTAtgatttgaagttttggaCATTAAGCCAACAAgctgaattttcagccaatttttaatttcaggcctaatttttttttaaaataattcggTTTGAAACTTTAAGTTATTTCTAACTTTGGCATtaaagtattattttttcagtgaaaccTACTAGTAAAGTGAACACGCGAACTGCTCTCATTTAATTCGCGTTTTTGAGGCCAAAGCCCGTAAGCTTTAAGTTAATAGTAAGCCTCTCATTTTCTTTGGTATAGGGTCTAAGTGTTTTCTATTTGGTATAACCCATAGGCTTTCAAAAGGTCTTCAAAAAGCTTATGCCCGTGGTCTACCCTTGAACTTATAGTTCTCAGACTTCGCCTTTAGGCTTACGCTCTCATATCTTTGTGAGCAAAAGTTGCTGTCAATTTATGTCAATGTGCAAAACTGTCACCACACGTGCCTGAATCAAATTTCTTATCAACACACGGTGACTAATCAATCAAATTCCCTATCACATATAACAATAGTGATTAGTTATCGATAAGATAATTTTGGGTCTGCCAACTTGAAAGTTCATGGTCCGTCTCGGAAAATCCTTTGTTTCTTTCGCCTCCTCCACCAATTTATCTTCAGTTCTCTTTGTCTCTAGTCACCTCCCATGAGTCATCTCTTCTAGTTTTACACTTTCTTTTCACATTTCACTTGTCAAAATTCCCTGACTCACACACACCACCACGACCGCATAAACATGTGTGTTTGTGGAAGAGGAGATGATGGTGATGATCATGATGGAAAAGAAtggaaatattggaatttctgaaagttttgaaattggaaaatagcTTATATCTTTTGAACGTCATGCACATAGATCGGATTTTTCCAGATGGTctagaaaaaggaaaaactcgaccatcaaattttctttgactTTTAACGACAACTTTTCTTAAACCTTTTTAAAGAGTTTCTATAGTTCTGCCATTTCaataaagataaaaaatttcagatcgttGAAAAATGTGCTGAAATCCAAGCTCTCCCAGTCTCCTGTACTCCAAGCCAATCACCACTGACCTCCGATCCATCCAAGTTCCAACCAATCCATTATGTACTCAATATCACCATTCGTGATGTAAGGAAACCAGTTCTCGAAGGTCATATGCAACTTTTCGCGTCAACCAAGGATCAAGTTCAAGCGATTTCTCTTCACTCCGTTAAGATTCATAACCTAGAAAACCGTGATCGTATCCATGTGGTCAACTGTAATACAGGTGAGCTTCTACTACAATCAATCTTCTCTCCACGAGCCACTGACAGATTAACATGTTAATGTGAAAACGAAGAGAGAGAATGGAGCAAACACTTGTTGCTCTCTGCCACTTTTACACACTTTTTCGAGCTGGAGCAGAAAGCTGGGGCGTTGagtgggagagagagagagggataGACAAGAATTGTTTTATGCGTGACAGGTGAAAGACAAATTGCTggtacaaaaatcaaatatctaggacagggtttttttttaattgtaaatatTCAAATCTATTATACAAACcttccaattaaaaattagtataGAAATATAGACAAATATTATATTgacttaaaaataatttgagcaAATCCTCAAATGCTGCCGGAAAgttaaaatttgtgaaaaaactttttgaaaattcaatcatgacaaatttcagct
The nucleotide sequence above comes from Caenorhabditis elegans chromosome III. Encoded proteins:
- the B0285.6 gene encoding putative transporter B0285.6 (Confirmed by transcript evidence), yielding MGRRHGWADEFRTFFPTLWLILAPLILSPLLFFGQEGKCAFVILTMSCYWVAEVVPLAVTSFIPMIALPFLGIVSIKEVAPKYFADTNIVFFNSLMLSLAVEECQLHKRIALKMLTYVGTRPHWLMAGFMIITSFISLWISDTACCALMAPIAYALLEEIMIPKMRPEEKENEIEVMKIFDKEDPEEKEKKKLDTSRLSVRDRGICKCMMLLVAHASLIGGTGTINSTGPNLIFRDNIEKNFPNEDHGISYLSWMAFAIPPMIFYMFSSWFIVQLQFLGPRHLMGMFREPTETEKQEEEVAKRAVWKSYDQLGPMTWAEKSTLVIFVLAVLSWVSSDPKVIPGWSDLFRKGYVTDSCSGLVAVFLLFIWPKKKPDFRIFRKDKSRPSVRQEPLIDWDCVRRRFPWSIILLLGAGFAISDAVRVSGLSSLIACSLNSTISKMPFFVMQIILSIVVVVMTEFSTNSATASIFIPISFKMAEAVGAHPLYFSIPTAIGPSFSFMLPMATPANAIVYETKTIRMIDMVSCGVFLNIFCIAITAINMNTWAFWLFNMGTYPDYALRHATNMTGNSSQCF